The nucleotide sequence TCTGGGCCGTGGGTGGGGCCTCGCATAGCTTTGGGCCTGCGGCACACCTTCTCCGAGCGGTTCGCGGTCTTCGGAGGACTCGGCCTCACGCTCGGGTTCGGCTCGGGCCTGCGGGCAGACGCCGAAGTCTTCACCGGGGTGCAGTGGATCTTCCCGGTAGGTTCGCAGCAGTGAATTTGTTGCGATCCGACAGGTCTGTGAGATGGTGTGCGCATCTGTAGGAGGTCGCGCACTTGGACATGAATCCCCGCCTCACCTCAGTGGTCTTCCGGCTCAACCGCGAGAAGCTCGACGCCCTGAAGGAGCTGTCGCGCACCACGCGCATCCGTCAGAGCGAGTACCTGCGAGAGGCCATCTCGGATCTGCTGGCGAAGTACGAAGAGCGGCTCGTCGACTGACGGCCACGACCGGACCCCGCCGCGTGTCACCTATGGAAGGAAGGGTGGCTCCAGCGGCAGCCCCGGGGGATGCAGGCGCTCCCCGGCGGAGAAGGGGTCCACTCCCGGAGGGTAGCGAACCTCCCAGAGAATCAGGCCGTGCGCGGGCGCCTTGAAGCCCTCGATGGCCTCCCCTGACTCCAGCGCCGCCTTCCATTCCGCTTCCGGCAGCAGTCCCGCCGCCACCTTCAGCGCGCTCCCCACCAGGTAGCGCACCTGGTAGCGCGCGAAGCCGTCCCCGCTCAGCCTCGCCTCGTACAGCCCACCGCCCAGCTCATGCAGGGTGGCGGACTCCAGCGTGCGCGGCTTGCGGGGGCTGGACTTCTCATGGAACGCAATGAAGTCCCGCGTGCCCACCGCCGCGCCGAGCAGCTCCTCGAGCCGCTCGGGCGTCACCGGCCTTCCGGCCCCCTGCAGCAGGGGCTCGGCGGGCACGTCCAGCGCGTACGGCGCCCACGCCGCGTCACTCGCGCCCCCCAGCCGCAGCCGGTAGCGGTACGCCTTGCCGCTGGCGCTCCACTGGGCATGGAACGAGCGGGGCACGCGCACGCAGACCAGGCCCAGGCCGGGGGGCAGGCGCTCGGGCAGCCGCCGGGCGAGCGCGTCCGCCGAGTCGCCGGGCTCCAGCCGCACGCTCACCACCTGCATCCGCGCGTGGACGCCCCGGTCCGTGCGCCCCGCCGGCATGATGGTGGCGGGGACCCCTACCGAGGAGAGGGCGCCCTCCAGCGCCTCCTGCACGGTGGGGCCGGCAGGCTGCCGCTGGAAGCCTCGGAAGTTTCCGCCGCGGTACCAGATCCACAGTGCGACAGGAATCCGTCTGGAGGTCGAAGGGAGCACGCCGTTGCGAGTGTGTGGGGGAACGCGGGATACTCGCGCGCGAAATGGCGGCCGGACAAGACTTTGCGGTGGATGTGGAAGGTCATTGGCTCTTCCGACAGGGGGACCTGGTCCTCGGACCGGTGAGCGGCGGGCAGCTCGTGGAGAAGCTCACCACGGGAGAGCTGACGCCGGACACGCCGGTGGCGCTCGCGGGGGAGCGCGACTTCCACCGGCTGGGAGACGTGGAGGCCTTCCGGGTGCACGTGGCCCGGGCGGAGGCCCGCGCGCGGGTGGACGCCGCCGTCGTGGTGGAGCGGGCGAAGTCACGCAAGCGCCTCAAGATTCTCGGCACCGCGGCCGGCGTCGGCGTGCTGGTGCTGGGCTTCTTCGGCCTGCAGCTGGCCCGCAACGTCGCGGTGCACGGCGTCTTCGGAGGCGGCGGGGAGCTCGAGGACGACTTCGGCGGGGAGGAGATCGTCATCCGCGTGGCCCAGGCGCGCCCGGACGACGAGGAGCTCTTCGAGTATCCGACGAACGGGACGAAGCGCCCCGACGCGGTCGCCAGCGGCACGAAGCCCGCCACCGGCACCAGCGGCCCGGGCAGGGTTGCCATGGCGTCCACCACCCGCACCGAGGAGCGGCGCCCGCCGCGTCCCGCGGGCAGCGTGGCCACGGACCCGGACGGCATGCAGGTGGCCCAGTCGTTCGACCAGTCGTCCATCAACAAGGTGGTCTCCGGCAACCGGTCCGCGCTCTCCAGGTGCTTCAGGGAAGAGGCCGAGCGCAGCCCGGGCCTGGCGGCGAAGATTCCGCTGGAGTTCGTCATCGGCAACGACGGCCGGGTCAGCAAGCTCTGGGTGGACAACCCCCAGTTCAAGAAGGGCCCGCTCTACGACTGCCTGCTGGTGGAGCTCCAGAAGTGGCCCTTCCGCCCCTACGAGGGCGAGCGGGCGACGGTCGGCCTGACGTTCAACATCGGCAAGCGGGGGTAGGGCCAGTTTCTTGCCCACCCCCCGGGCATGGCCGATACCTGGGCCATGTCCGCTGCTGCATCCGTTGCCGAGGCCGAAATCGCGAAGAAGGCGCTGAGCGTACCCCCGGGTACCTTCCGGCACACCGTGCTGGTGGCCGCCAAGCGCTTCAAGTCCACCTGGGCCGAGCTGGGCCAGCTGCTCGTCCAGGTCCGGGACGAGGCCAAGTTCGAGGAGTGGGGCTACCCCACCTTCGAGGCCTACTGTCTCAAGGAACTGCACATCAAGAAGCAGACCGCCCTGAAGCTCACGCGCTCGTTCAGCTTCCTGGCCAAGCACGAGCCCGAAGAGGAGCTCAAGGCGCAGGAGTTCCCCGAGAAGGCCCCCGCCTTCGAGGTCATCGAAGTGCTGGCGGACGCCGAGGAGCGGGGTCAACTGTCCCCCACCGAATACAAGTCCCTCCGCGACAGCATCTGGAGCCCGGAAAAGTCCCCGACAGAGCTGAAGAAGGAGTTTTCCGAGCGGTTTCCCCGCCCGGCGCCGGAGCCGCCCCCGGAGAGCGCCCAGGTGCGGAAACTGGCGCAGACCGCTCGGAAGCTCGCCAGTGAGCTGGCGGGGTGCCGTCGGATCCCGAACGCTGTCGCCGAGCGGGCGGCCGCCCTGGCCGAGGACGTCGAGGACATCGCCGCGGGCGTGACGGACGCCTGAACCGCTGTTACTGAACGCTGACCCGCTGCCGGGGCTGTACGCTCGGCAACGGGCCTGTACCGCCGGGCTTCCTGCCCGAGGGGGAGGGCCCTATAGTGGTTCAGGGCCCCATGTAGGTGGGCCTGACGGCTGTTCGAGACGTGGGCAGGCCGTGAGGGTAGGGGAGCGGTGGACGGCGAAGTAGGCTTCGGCTGGGCCGGAGTCGGCGAACTCGGAGGCGGCAGTGAAGAAGGAGCACCACGTCAACCTGTCCTGTTCGTTCTGCGGCAAGTCGCAGCGCGAGGTCCGCAAGCTCATCGCGGGCCCGACTGTCTACATCTGCGACGAATGCATCAAGCTGTGTAACGACATCATCGCGGACGAGAACGAGCGCGAAGAGGGCAAGCCGCAGGTCAGCCTGCCGACGCCAGCCGAAATCAAGGCGTTCCTCGACGACTACGTAATCGGTCAGGACCAGGCGAAGAAGGTCCTCGCGGTGGCGGTGTACAACCACTACAAGCGCATCTACCAGAAGAAGCCGGCCGCACGGCCGCGCCCCGGGGTGAAGGCGCCCGGCGGCGAGGACGTGGAGCTGAGCAAGAGCAACATCCTGCTCATCGGTCCCACGGGAAGCGGCAAGACGCTGCTGGCCCAGTCGCTCGCGCGGTTCCTCAACGTCCCCTTCACCATCGCCGACGCCACCAGCCTCACCGAGGCCGGCTACGTGGGCGAGGACGTGGAGAACATCATCCAGAACCTGCTCCACAACGCCGACTACGACGTGGAGAAGGCGGCGCGCGGCATCGTCTACATCGACGAGATCGACAAGATTGCCCGCAAGGGTGACATGCCGAGCGCCACCCGCGACGTGGGCGGCGAGGGCGTGCAGCAGGCGCTCTTGAAGATCATCGAGGGCACCCGCGCCAACGTCACGCCGCGCGGCGGGAAGAAGTACAACCAGCAGGAGTACGTCCAGGTCGACACGACGAACATCCTCTTCATCTGCGGCGGTGCCTTCCACGGCATCGACGGCGTCATCAAGCGCCGCGTGGGTGAGAAGGGCCTGGGCTTCGGCGCGAAGATCACCCACCGCGAGGAGCGCAGCGTCGGCGAGCTGCTGGCGCTGACGGAGCCGGAGGACCTGATGAAGTTCGGGATGATTCCCGAGTTCATCGGCCGCCTGCCCATGATCGCCACGCTGAACGACCTGAAGGAAGAGGACCTGGTCATCATCCTCTCGCAGCCGAAGAACGCGCTGGTGAAGCAGTACCAGAAGCTCTTCGAGATGGAGAAGGTGAAGCTGACCTTCACCAAGGAGGCGCTGCGCGCCATCGCCCGCGAGGCGATGCGCCGTCACTCCGGAGCGCGCGGCCTGCGCGCCATCCTGGAGGACGCGATGCTGGAGATCATGTACGACGTGCCGTTCCGCGAGGGCGTCAAGGAGTGCAAGATCACCGAGCAGGTGATCACCAAGCACGAGCCGCCCCAGCTGGTGATGGAGAAGGAGAAGAAGACGGCGTAGCGCGCCGCTTCGGCTCCTGAAGCAGGAAGGCCCTTCTTCCCCCGCGTGGGAAGCGGGGCCTTCGCTTTTTCAGGCGGCGGCGCCCGACGAGGCGGAAGGGGCGGCGGGCAGGGTGATGATGAACTCGGCGTACTCGCCGGGCTCGCTCTCCACGCGAATCTCGCCGTGGTGCTCCTGGACGATGTCGTGGCAGAGCGACAGGCCCAGGCCGGTGCCCACGCCGGCGGGCTTGGTGGTGAAGAAGGGGTCGAAGAGCTTCGCGCGGATGTGCTCGGGGATGCCGGAGCCGTTGTCGCGCACGCGCAGCTCCACCTTGTCGCCCTGGCGGCGGGTGCGGACGTGGATTCGCGGGACGAAGCCCGGGGGCGCACCCTGCTGCTTCTGCACGGTGGCGTAGAAGGCGTTCTCGAGGATGTTGATGAACAGGCGGCTGATGTCGCTCGCCACCAGCTCCACGGTGCCCACGCCCGGGTCCAGGTCGGACTCCGTCACCACGCTGGCGCCGCCCGGGCGGCTGCGCAGGCCCTGCGAGGCCAGGTTGAGGCTGTCGCGAATGAGCGCGTTGAGGTCCGCGCGGGAGCGCGTCCCCTCGGAGCGGCGCGAGTGCCGCAGCATCGTCTTGATGATGTCCGACGCGCGCTTGCCATGGGTGTTGATGCGCTGCGAGTTCTGCCGCAGGTCCTCCAGCAGCTCCAGCACGTCCTGCAGGGCCTGGGCATCCAGCCGGCTCGCCAGGGCGCGCAGGGACTCCTCCAGCTCGCGGGCCAGCCGTGAGGACAACTCGGAGAAGTTGTTCACGAAGTTGAGCGGGTTCTGCAGCTCGTGGGCGATGCCGGCGGTGAGCGCGCCCAGGGACGCGAGCTTCTCCTGGGCCACGAGCTGGCGCTGCATCTCCTGGAGGCGGGTGAGGGTGTCCGCCAGCTCCGCGTTCTTGTGCTGGATTTCGGCGGTGCGCTCCTCCACGCGGCGCTCCAGGGTGCGGCTGTAGTCCTCGAGGCTGGCGTAGAGGCCGGCGTTCTCCAGGGAGATGGCGGCCTGGAACGACAGCAGCCGCAGCACCTCCAGCCGCTCGCGGGTGAAGGCCCCGGGCGTGGCGTCGTTCTCCAGGTACAGCACGCCGGTGAGTGACAGCTGCTTCAAGAGCGGGCTGCAGAGCACGGACTTGGGCCGGGCGGCGCGGATGTACGGGTCCTCGGAGAAGGGCTCCTCGGTCGCCGCGTCGTGGAGCAGCACCGTCTCCCCGGTGCGCACCACGTAGTGGATGATGGAGGCAGGCAGCGCGGTGGAGGACTCCACCGGCAACGCCTGCTCCACCACGCCGCTGCCGTCCACCGAGCCCTCGGCCGCAATGAACAGGCCCTCGGGCTTCTTCAGGATGAGGAAGCCGCGCCGCGCACCGGCGTTCTCGATGACCAGCGTCATCAGCTTGCGCAGCAGCTTGTCCAGGACGATTTCGCCCGACAGCGCGCGGGCCGTCTTGAGCACCGACTCCAGGTCCAGGGCCGCCAGTGACGTCCCCGCCACCTCGTCCGTCCGCTGGGCGGCGGCGGGCGCGGAGGGCAGCAGGCGCGGGTGCTCGCGCTCCAGGCGCGCGGCGACGGCGCGGGCGCCCCATCGCAGGAAGGCGGTGCGGGCGTCTTCCAGGTACGCGCGGGCCACGCGCTCGCGGGCCTGGGCCAGGTGGAAGCGGGCCGCGGCCTCACAGGCCACACCCTCGTCGAGCGACAGCTCGTGCTGCCGGGCCAGGCGGATGGCGCGGTCATAGCCGTCCGCCGCGTCGTCCAGGTGGCCGTCCAGGCGGGCGCGCTCCGCGTCCAGCAGCTCCGCGCGGGCGCCGTAGTTCATGGGGGCGATGCGGGCCCAGCCGCGCATGGCCTTGCGGATGGCGTCGATGGAGCGCGACATGCGCAGCCGCTCCAGCGGGCCGCGCGACGGGTGGAGCGCGATGAGGGCCAGGCCCTGGAAGAACTTGTACCAGGGGAAGTAGATCTGCCCGGCGATGAGCTCCGCCTGGGCGTCCACGGCGGAGGCGCTCTCCAGCGCGCCGAGCGCGTCACCGGACAGCCAGCGGCGCAGCGTGCGGAGCACGTCACAGGTGGCGATGCCGTTGGTGTAGCCGAGCTGGCGGTACGGAGCGACCAGCTCCTCCTCGCGTGCGTCCGCGTCCCCGGTGAAGGTCCCGGTGAGCGTGTCGAGCGTGTGGCGGATGTACTCGACGAAGGGCACGTTCTTGTGCCGCTGGGCGGCGAGCGCGTCGCGGTAGCGGTCGATGCGCGGGCCGGCCTCCGCCAGTCCGTCGGTGGCGATGAGCGAGGTGGCGCAGCCGGCGCTCGCGGCATAGCCGAAGTACTCGATGTCGCCCGTCTCCTGGCCCTTCCGGGCGGCGGAGTAGAAGTCGTCGATGCAGGCGGAGAGCGGCTCCTTCCAGTGACGGATGAAGAGGTTGAAGACGAACGTCACCATGGACCGCAGGCTCTCCGCCTGGAAGCGGTCCAGCGTCTTCAGCGCGAGCCGGCCGTAGCGGAAGCCCTCCTCGGGGTTGCCCAGGTGCACGCTGAGCATCAGCCCGTAGCCCACGTACCCGAAGGCGGCCACGCCGGTGGCCCCGTGGCGGATGGTGAGCTGGAGGATGCGCAGCACCACCAACGGGAAGAGCAGCGGCCGGGCCATGAAGGCCACCGAGGACAGCTTCACGAGCAGCCGCAGCGTGGCCAGCAGCAGCGGGTCCGTGCACTCCGGCAGCGAGGCCAGGTCCTCGGGCTTGCGCAGGCCCAGGCGCACCTTCGTCTTCGCCACGGCGGCCAGGACGTGCGGGGGCTTGGGGTTTGCGGGCAGCGGCTGGCCCAGCTTGCGCAACACCTCCAGGCCCAGGTCCACACCGCGCGCGTGCTCGCCGCGGTGCGCGTAGCACTGCAGCCGGACCTCCTGCACCCGGACTTCCTCGGCGCCGTCCGCCGCATGGGCCAGGGCCGCCGCGGCCAGGCGCTCCATCAGGTCGAAGTCCGCCGCGAGGTAGGCCGCCTCCGCCGCCTCCACGTGCAGGTCGAAGGTGAGGCGGCGGTCCTTCTTCCAGCCATCCTCGCCCACCAGCGTCAGTCCGGTGGACAGCAGGCGCAGGGCCGACGCCCACGCGCCGCGCGACTTGCCACTCCGGCCCGCGCGCAGGTCCAGCGCGGCCACGCGGTAGCGCTCGTCCGGGTCCGTCAGCACGGGGAGGGCCAGATGGAAGTGGCTGACGACGTCGACCAGCCCTTCATCCAACCGCTCGGGCGGAGTGTGCCGGAGCAGCAGGCGGCCGATGCGGGCGTGGAGCTGGGGCCGGGCCTCGGCGGGCGTCAGCTCCAGCGCGGCCTGCTGCACGCGGTCGTGGGTGAACTGGTAGGCGCCGCCGGCCTCGGCCTCGGCCTCGGGCTCGCTCAGCGGCGTCACCAGTCCGGCCTGGAGCAGCTCGCCCAGCTGCGCCGCGGCTTCCGCGGGCGGGCGCTCCAGGACGATGGCGAGGCTGCGCAGGTCGAAGCTGTGGCCCAGCGCGGCGGCCACGGGCAGCAGGGCCTGGGCGGTGGGGCTCAGCTCGCGGATGCGGGAGGTGAGCAGCGCCACCACGCCGTCGCTGAAGTCCTGACCGCGCAGGGCGCCCGCATCCCAGCGGAAGCCGCCCCCCTGCGCGTCGAAGCGCACGAGGCCGCGCTCGTAGAATGTCCGCAGCAGCTGCACGGCGAAGAACGGGTTGCCCTCCGTCAGCGAGAGCACCAGCGCCCCCAGCTGCGCGTCCGGCTGTCCGGCCGCGGGCGGGAAGACGTCCGCCACCAGCCGGGCCACGTGCTCGGCGGACAGCGGCTCCAGGGAGACGCGGTGGACGGGCGTGCCGTCCTCCTGCAGGGCGCGGGCGAGTCCCTCCACGGGGTGCTCGGACCACAGCTCCTCCGAGCGGCAGGCCGCCACCACCAGCAGGTGGCCGATGTCGCGGTCGGAGAGGAGCAGCCGCAGCAGCTGGAGGCTGGCGCTGTCGGCCCACTGCAGGTCGTCCAGCACCACCACGAGCGGGTGCTCACGGGTGGCGAGCGCGGCCACCAGCTTGCGCAGCACGAGCTGGAAGCGCAGCTCCGACTCGGCGGGGCCCAGCTCGGGGACGGAGGGCTGCTCACCCAGCACCAGGGCCATGCGTGGCACGGCGTCCACCACGAGCCGGCCCATGCCGCCCACGGCGTCCAGCAGCCGGCGGCGCCACGCGTCCAGGGCCTGCTCCTCCTCGCCGAGGAGGCTGCGCGCCACCTCGCGGAAGGCCTCGAAGATGCCGCTGTAGGGCGTGTCGCGCAGGAGCTGGTCGTACTTGCCGCGGACGAAGAGGCCGTGCCGCGCGGAGACGGAGCGCTTGAGGGTGCCGGTGAGCGCGGACTTGCCCATGCCCGCCGCGCCCGAGACGAGGACGAAGCCGGAGCGGCCGGAGGCGGCGCGCTCGAAGGCCTCCCTCAGTCCGGCCTGCTCCTTCTCGCGGCCGTAGAGGTGCTCGGGGGCGGTGAAGCGCTCGGGGACGTCCTTCGTGCCGAGCGCGAAGGGGGCCACGCTGCCCGTGCCCTCCAGCCCGTCCAGGCAGCGCCGCAGGTCCGCGACCAAGCCGTACGCGCTCTGGTAGCGGTCCTCGGGAGACTTGGCGAGCAGCTTGAGGGCGATGTCCGACAGCGGTGCGGGAAGGCCGGGGACGAGCGAGCCCGGAGGCAGGGGAGGAAGCGCCACGTGCGCGTGGATGAGCCCCAGCGCGTCGGTGTCCGCGAAGGGGCGGCGGCCGGTGAGCAGCTCGTAGAGCACGACGCCCAGGGAGTAGAAGTCGCTGCGCGAGTCCACGCTGCGGTGCGTACGGCCCGTGCCCTCGGGCGACAGGTACTCGAGCGTGCCCTCCAGGCGGTCGGGCGCGACGGGAGCCACCTCCGCGCGGGGGCGGCGGGTGGCCAGCGAGAAGCCGGTGAGCTTCAAGGCCTCGTCGCCGGGGCCCAGCAGCACGCAGCCGGGGTGGAGGTTGCGGTGGACGATGCCCGCCGCGTGGACGGCGCCGAGGACGCGGGCGAGCGCCAGGGTGATGCGGCAGGCGGTGCGAGGCTCCAGCCGACCCTGGGACAGGCGCTGTGCGAGCGTCGCCTCGCCGAAGGACTCCAGCACCAGGGCGAGGCGGCCGGTGCGCGGCTCCACCAGCGCGAGGGGCTGGAGGACGCCGTCGATGCGCAGGTGCTGCGTCAGCTCGAGCTCATGACGGAGGCGCGCGGCGATGGATGGCGGAGAGGAGGGCGCGGGAACCTTGAGGGTGACCGCCGCGCCGTCTTCCTCGCGCGTGGCTCGGAGGAACTGGAAGGGGCCAAAGCCAGCGAACTCCCTGACGATGCGGTAGCCGGCGACTTCAGTCATTGCGTACACCCGTGCGCCAGGGGCGCGCCCCTCATTGCGGAGCGAGGCTAGCCCTGGCCCCCAGGGGTAGCAACAACACCTCCCCCGGGTCGGAAGCGCAGACCCGGCCGGCAGGAGTGGAGCGCGTGGCCCGGGTGTGCGATGGAAGCTGCACGGTGATGAGACCCTCTGGCACGGCAGGTGTGGCAACGCGACACGACGGCAGGCGAGCGCTGGTCATCGGCAGCGGGTTCGGAGGGCTCGCGGCGGCGGTACGGCTGGCGGCGCGAGGCTGGCGCGTCACGGTGCTCGAGCGGAGGGACGGACCAGGCGGGCGGGCGAACGCCTTCCAGCAGGACGGGTTCACCTTCGACGCGGGGCCCACGGTCATCACGTGTCCGCATCTGCTGGAGGAGCTGTGGGCGCTGGCGGGCCAGCGGCTCGCGGACCACGTGGAGCTGCGACCGGTGGAGCCGCTCTACCGCATGCGCTTCCCGGATGGCGCCACGTTCGACTACCACACGGACCGCGAGCAGATGCGGGAGTCCGTGCGGCGGCTGTCGCCCGGGGACGAGACGGGCTTCGACTCGCTGTGCGAGCGCGTGGAGCGGATGTACGAGGCGGGCATCGGTCCGCTGATGAGCGCGCCCGTGCCGGGCCTGCTGAGCCTGGCGCCCTTCACCGCGGCGCTGGTGCGGGATGAGGCGTTCCGGACGATGTACGGGCTGGTGTCCCGGCACGTGCGCGACGAGCGGCTGCGGCAGGCGCTCAGCTTCCACCCGCTGCTCATCGGTGGAAGTCCCTTCACCCCCGCGAGCGCGGTGTACGCGTCCATCCAGTTCGTGGAGCGCAGGTGGGGGGCGTTCTTCCCCGTGGGCGGGACGGGGGCCCTGGTGCGGGGACTGGTGGCGTTGCTGGAGAAGCTGGGCGGCGAGGTCCGGTACGGCAGCGAGGTGACGGAGATCACGCTGGAGGGACGCCGGGCCACGGGTGTCCGGCTGGGTGACGGCACGTGGTTGGCGGCGGATGCGGTGGTGTCGAACGCGGACGCGGCGTGGACGTACCGGTACCTGCTGCCCGGGCACGCGCGGCGGCACTGGACGGACGCGCGCATCCAGAAGGCGCGCTATTCGATGAGCGTGTTCCTCTGGTACTTCGGCACGCGCAAGCAGTACCCGGCGGTGGCGCACCACACGCTGCTGTTCGGCAAGGACTTCCGGGGCATGTTCTCCGGGCTGGAAGGGCAGGGGCAGCCCTCGCAGGAGCCGCTGCTCTACCTGCACCGGCCCACGGCGACGGACGCGGCCCTGGCGCCGCCGGGACACGACGCGTTCTATGTCCTGGCACCGGTGCCCCACCTGGGCGACGGCACGGACTGGCGGGTGCGCGCGGAGCCCTTCCGCCGTGCGCTGGAGGAGCGGCTGGCGGGCTCCGTGCTGCCCGGGCTGAGCGAGGAGCTGGCGACCTCGCGCGTCTTCACGCCGGCGGACTTCCGCGACGACCTCCGGTCCTTCCGGGGCGCGGCGTTCAGCTTCGCGCCCACGCTGATGCAGACCACGTTCCTCCGCGCCCAGGCGCAGAGCGAGGACGTGGAGCGGCTGTACATGGTGGGGGCGGGGACGCACCCCGGAGCAGGCCTGCCCGCGGTGCTGTGCTCGGCGAAGATTGTCGATACGGTGATTGCCCGCGCATGATGCTAGCCCGCAGAACTATCGAACTTACTTTTCTATTCCCATTAATTGCTTGCGCCTCTTGATGGATGTCCTGTTCTCGAATTCAGCCACAAATGCGATTGCGCTGCCTCGGTCGGTCTTTCTTTGTAGCCACATGTCAACGATGGATCTTACAATCTGAGGACTCTCCTTGGCTGCTCCTACGAGAGAGCCAATGAGCACCAGGCTCCATGGGCTGCTGTTTGGAAGGATATTTCCCAGAAGAGTCCCAATTCCTCCCCCGATTGCCATGCTTGCGGTGTGGGTTGCGATTTGGCCAAAGAATTTCCGGTAGGTATTTTTTGATTGGGATTCATACTGCTTAAGATCGACATTTAGCTTGCCGACTATGTACTTGGAGATCTCTAGTCGTGTTTGAGGGCTCCATGGGCTGTCTTTGATCATGGAGGCAATGTTGATGATGTCGCCAGATACATATTTGAGGCGAGCCTCTTCCATTGCGACTCTGTATTTTATGATTTCCGCAGGCGTGCAAAGCGATAGGGCTCCGCTGTCAAACAGCTCATTGGAGACTGTGAATGCCACCTCTCCCAGTTTGCTCCTGAAGTCGAGTTCTGTTAAGGCATTCGGGTGGTATCTTCTGAGAATATCGAGCCCGTTTTTGTACTGATTGTATTTGTATTCTATTTCTGCGCGATGAGTTGGCTCCAGGAATACTGGTGCGGATTCGAGGCGCTCGGAATTGAATAGGTCTCTGGTTATGGATTTTGAGTCGAATACGGCTGGTGGATCTCGAAAGGTGTGCACTACAATTCCCTTGTCGTCTGGTTCGTCCGCCCGTTTAAGCATGATTGTTTTAATGTTGTTCTCAAGGGCGTAGTCGGTTTGTTTTGTTTTGCTGAGTCTGTTGAATTCCTTGTCGGAGACGTCGTTTGCGACGATTCTGTTTCTAAGTTCGGCTATCTCTTTGGTGTCTTCTGTTTTGTTCGTGTCTGGGTTTTTTATGATTCCTGCCTCCCTGAAGGAGAGTAGTGTTTCCTTTAGGTCTGAGTTGCGGAAACTTTCAAATGTTAGCTCGAATGCTTCGGTTGTGTCTCGGAAGTAGTTGAATTTGTCTGCGTGTATTATTATTTTACCGTCTGGGGCGGTGGTTACGTATTGGGGGTTGTTGAGGAATGACTCGTTAAGGATGCTTGCGTTTGGCGGTGTAATGTAAATATCGTCGAACACTAGGGCGAGGCGCTTGAGCGTGTTTGCCAAGGCGGTTCCGCGGGTGCCCTCGTGGTTGCGGATTGAAAGATTGACCCTGAGTCGTGATTTGTTGGACATGCGGTCACATAAGGGGTGGAAAGTGCGGTACTGAATCCTAGTAGATTTGAGGCCGCGCTGGTTGCTGGGTAATCGTAGACGGGCTGGATAGGTTACCGGCACCCGATGGACTCTAGAGAGCGCTTGTCCTGCTCTGGTAGGTGTGGGCACGCGCCCGGAGCGGGTCTGCCCGCAGTGCTCTGCTCAGCGAAGATCGTCGACACGGTGATCGCCCGCGCCGCCTGAGCGTCCGCTCCCCTCGGCCCCCTGCTCAGCGCCGCTTCGGGAAGTGCGGGTACACGTCCTGCTCGAGCACCTCGCGCAGCTTCGGGAAGTTGAGCGCCCACCTCACGCCCAGCCGCCACGGGGCGAACAGCGCCCTCGGCACACGCGGCAGCAGCGTCTCCGGCCACTCGAGGTAGGTCTTCTCGATCTCCTCGAGGTCGAAGTCCTTCTCCACGTCCACGCGGTAGGGCGCCTGGTTCGGGTCATGCCCGTCCAGCTCCGCCAGCAGCCCCGTGGGCAGGAACGTGGTGTGCAGCGTCATGCCGATGTCGAAGTTCCGGCTCCCCAGCCGGCAGATGGGCCCCTTCGCGATGTCCTGCGAGTCGAAGATCCACACCTCGTCACCCGTGGAGTCCGCGGGCAGGTCCGGCGTCGGGTCCGACACCACCAGCGCCACCACGTAGCCCTTCCAGTGCGACACCGCCGGGAAGCGCGCGCTCGGCACGAACTGCGGCGCGAAGCCGAACCAGCCGGTGGGCAGCACGTAGCCCTCGAAGCGCCCCGAGTGCACGTAGAACTTGAAGAAGCTCGCCGCGCGCCCCTCTTGGATGGGCAGCGAGTCCCTGTCCCCGACAATCGG is from Pyxidicoccus xibeiensis and encodes:
- a CDS encoding trifunctional serine/threonine-protein kinase/ATP-binding protein/sensor histidine kinase, yielding MTEVAGYRIVREFAGFGPFQFLRATREEDGAAVTLKVPAPSSPPSIAARLRHELELTQHLRIDGVLQPLALVEPRTGRLALVLESFGEATLAQRLSQGRLEPRTACRITLALARVLGAVHAAGIVHRNLHPGCVLLGPGDEALKLTGFSLATRRPRAEVAPVAPDRLEGTLEYLSPEGTGRTHRSVDSRSDFYSLGVVLYELLTGRRPFADTDALGLIHAHVALPPLPPGSLVPGLPAPLSDIALKLLAKSPEDRYQSAYGLVADLRRCLDGLEGTGSVAPFALGTKDVPERFTAPEHLYGREKEQAGLREAFERAASGRSGFVLVSGAAGMGKSALTGTLKRSVSARHGLFVRGKYDQLLRDTPYSGIFEAFREVARSLLGEEEQALDAWRRRLLDAVGGMGRLVVDAVPRMALVLGEQPSVPELGPAESELRFQLVLRKLVAALATREHPLVVVLDDLQWADSASLQLLRLLLSDRDIGHLLVVAACRSEELWSEHPVEGLARALQEDGTPVHRVSLEPLSAEHVARLVADVFPPAAGQPDAQLGALVLSLTEGNPFFAVQLLRTFYERGLVRFDAQGGGFRWDAGALRGQDFSDGVVALLTSRIRELSPTAQALLPVAAALGHSFDLRSLAIVLERPPAEAAAQLGELLQAGLVTPLSEPEAEAEAGGAYQFTHDRVQQAALELTPAEARPQLHARIGRLLLRHTPPERLDEGLVDVVSHFHLALPVLTDPDERYRVAALDLRAGRSGKSRGAWASALRLLSTGLTLVGEDGWKKDRRLTFDLHVEAAEAAYLAADFDLMERLAAAALAHAADGAEEVRVQEVRLQCYAHRGEHARGVDLGLEVLRKLGQPLPANPKPPHVLAAVAKTKVRLGLRKPEDLASLPECTDPLLLATLRLLVKLSSVAFMARPLLFPLVVLRILQLTIRHGATGVAAFGYVGYGLMLSVHLGNPEEGFRYGRLALKTLDRFQAESLRSMVTFVFNLFIRHWKEPLSACIDDFYSAARKGQETGDIEYFGYAASAGCATSLIATDGLAEAGPRIDRYRDALAAQRHKNVPFVEYIRHTLDTLTGTFTGDADAREEELVAPYRQLGYTNGIATCDVLRTLRRWLSGDALGALESASAVDAQAELIAGQIYFPWYKFFQGLALIALHPSRGPLERLRMSRSIDAIRKAMRGWARIAPMNYGARAELLDAERARLDGHLDDAADGYDRAIRLARQHELSLDEGVACEAAARFHLAQARERVARAYLEDARTAFLRWGARAVAARLEREHPRLLPSAPAAAQRTDEVAGTSLAALDLESVLKTARALSGEIVLDKLLRKLMTLVIENAGARRGFLILKKPEGLFIAAEGSVDGSGVVEQALPVESSTALPASIIHYVVRTGETVLLHDAATEEPFSEDPYIRAARPKSVLCSPLLKQLSLTGVLYLENDATPGAFTRERLEVLRLLSFQAAISLENAGLYASLEDYSRTLERRVEERTAEIQHKNAELADTLTRLQEMQRQLVAQEKLASLGALTAGIAHELQNPLNFVNNFSELSSRLARELEESLRALASRLDAQALQDVLELLEDLRQNSQRINTHGKRASDIIKTMLRHSRRSEGTRSRADLNALIRDSLNLASQGLRSRPGGASVVTESDLDPGVGTVELVASDISRLFINILENAFYATVQKQQGAPPGFVPRIHVRTRRQGDKVELRVRDNGSGIPEHIRAKLFDPFFTTKPAGVGTGLGLSLCHDIVQEHHGEIRVESEPGEYAEFIITLPAAPSASSGAAA
- the crtI gene encoding phytoene desaturase family protein gives rise to the protein MATRHDGRRALVIGSGFGGLAAAVRLAARGWRVTVLERRDGPGGRANAFQQDGFTFDAGPTVITCPHLLEELWALAGQRLADHVELRPVEPLYRMRFPDGATFDYHTDREQMRESVRRLSPGDETGFDSLCERVERMYEAGIGPLMSAPVPGLLSLAPFTAALVRDEAFRTMYGLVSRHVRDERLRQALSFHPLLIGGSPFTPASAVYASIQFVERRWGAFFPVGGTGALVRGLVALLEKLGGEVRYGSEVTEITLEGRRATGVRLGDGTWLAADAVVSNADAAWTYRYLLPGHARRHWTDARIQKARYSMSVFLWYFGTRKQYPAVAHHTLLFGKDFRGMFSGLEGQGQPSQEPLLYLHRPTATDAALAPPGHDAFYVLAPVPHLGDGTDWRVRAEPFRRALEERLAGSVLPGLSEELATSRVFTPADFRDDLRSFRGAAFSFAPTLMQTTFLRAQAQSEDVERLYMVGAGTHPGAGLPAVLCSAKIVDTVIARA